The genomic interval GGTGGACAGGCCTGTTCTCCGGGCTGAGCGAGCGGCAGTTGCCGGTCGCCGGGCTGAAGGGAGACCGGAATGTCGGTATGCCAGGTCATCAGCGGCGCTGTGCCCCGAGGAGCCGTTGCCGAAATCACGGCCGGGGCAGGGGCCGTGGCGTGCTGTCGCATCGGGCAGTGGGACACCGATGGCCAGCTGATCGGCAGCGGCGGCAAGTCCGTCCGCTCCGCATTGATGTCGGCGTGTGCCCGTGCCGTCGGCGGCAGCCTGGACAAGACGGTGCCGCGGGCGGCGGCGGAGTCGGCACGAGACTTCTCCCTGCCGCACGACGGGCGGCTCGGCCGGAGCCCCGGCCTGGCCTTTACGGAACGCCACGACGGAACCCTCAGTGGATGCCTCCTGAGACGACAGCGGAAGGCAAGACCAGAGCCCTGCTGCGCACCGCCTGCCGGCTAGGAGCTTTGGCAGAAGGCGCCGCTGCCGATGGTCGCCGCGCTGATCTCGCAGACGCAAGCCATCCGGTATCCGGCCTGTCCGACTGAGCGCGCAGGCCGCTGGGACACCTCCTCACCCATGTCACCGATCTGATCGCCCATCCGGTGCCGACGCGGCGGCCGACCTGAAGGATCCGCCTTCGGCGCGTGTCGGTGGCGAACGTCGAGTTGCTTGGGGCACAGCAGATCCCCACGGCTGCCCGCCGCCACGCTTGGCAAAGTCATCAGCTCTCGCAGAAAGAGGCAACCAGTGAGCTCTGGTGCACGCCCGTCCCCGCTGGACGCCCTCATGTATCACGACCCTTCGAAGAGTGTCGGGCTTGTGATCCATCTGACCGGGCAGGCCCCCTCGCTGGACCGACTCGCCGCACACCTCCGACAGCGTCTGGACCGGCTTCCGGCCCTCTCGCTCACCATGCGGGGCCAGGGTACGGCTGCGGTCTGGTGCTCACAGAGCCCAGAGCTTGACCACCATCTCCGCGTACACGAAGTCCCCATCGGCGCGGACATCTACGACGCGGTCCGGGAACTGCATCACGCACCGTTCACCGAGGGCAGGCCACCTTGGACCATGACGTTGCTGCACGGACATACCCCGGGCCATTACGCCATCGTGTACCTGATCAATCACGGCCTGCAGGACGGCGGCGGGATCATACGCACCCTGGAGGTTCTCTTCGCCCACCCCGCGGTCGATGCCGCGTCGTCTTCCGCGACCGTACGCACCCTGTGTGTTCCATCGCGGCCCTCCCCGCGCCACTATGCCCAAGCGGCTGCGCTTCTGGCCCGGTCTGTGAAGAAGTCCCCTTTGTGGCCGCATCCCCGCTACGGGTATTCCACCGAGCGGGTCTTCCACTGGGCGGGGGTCCCGACCAAGCTGCTGCGTGACCTCGCGGGCCCTTTCGGAGGGAGCAGCAACGACGCCTTTCTGGCCACACTGGCACGTGTCGCGTCGCGATGGGCGGTCCAGCGTCACCCCGGCTACGAGGGGAACCGCTTGCCCGTGACGCTGGCGATCAACAATCGCCGCCCAGCGGTCGTCGATCTCCCCGGCAATCGTGCCACTGGAGGGCGGCTCGACCTACCCGGCCACATTGAGCCGCTCGGCCAGTCGCTTCGGTCGGTGGTCGCTGCTACCGGACTGCTGAAACAGGCCCCCTGCCGGGAGGCGATCCGCCGGCTGTCCGAGAACATCCCGCCTTCCCTCCTGGACAGGTCATTTCGTTCACTGCTGTCCCCCGAGCGGGCAGAGGTGTTCTCTTCCCACTTCGCGATCCGGCATGAGCTGGGTTTCGCGGGTGATCCGGTACACGCCATCGACCCCATCACCGTGCTGCCGCTCGGAAGTCCCGTCTCCGTTCTGATGATCAGCTATCAGGGACAGTCCCGAACCGTGTTCGTCACCGATCCGGCCCTCCCTGACGCCGACAGGCTTCATCAGGAGTGGCGCGCAGAGGTGGTGGGCGAATCATGAATCCGTCGCCGACCCGCGGTCGCGGGCAGCCGCCGAATCCAGGTGACCGTCGCAGGGACAGCCCCTGGCCGAGTCCGTCCTTCGGCTCACTGCCGGCCCGGTCGACCGGGCCGGCGGCCGTGCCTGGGCCCACGCCGAGGCTGAACCGGAAGATACGGCGGCGGGCGCAGCGGTGGGAGACCGAGTGTGTCGGTCAAGCGACGGTAGGAGGGTGAGGGCCGTGACCACTACCTCGGATCCGGGGAGGTGGACCGTGGCGACCGCGCCGGGAGCGGTGCCGGTGGCCGGGCATGCTCTCCAGCTGCGCAAGGGACCGCTGGCCTTCCTGGCCGGCCTGCCCGCCCATGGTGATCTGGTCCAGGTCCGGATCGGTCCCAGTCGGGGCTTTGTGGTGTGTCATCCCGATCTGGTCCATCAGGTCCTGCTGAACGACCGCGTCTTCGACAAGGGCGGCTTCTTCTGGGACAAGGTCCGGTTGGGTGTGGGCAACGGTCTGGCGACCTGCCCGTATCGTGACCATCGACGACAACGGCGGCTGTTGCAGCCGGCCTTCAGCCGGAACCGCCTGCGCGGCTACGCCCCCGCGATGACCGAGCAGATCAACACCCTGACCGGCCGGTGGCGCGACGGCGAAGTGATCGATGTGATCGCCCAGATGAACACGCTCACCAGCCACACGACGTCGCGCACCCTGTTCATCGCCGATTGCGTGGCCCCTGCCGCGGCGGCCGTCGTGGAGGCGCTGCCCGACTTCCTGCACGGCATCTACCGGCAGATGATGATGCCGGCGCTCCTGAACCGCCTGCCGACCCCGGCCAACCGCCGCTTCGACCGGGCCCGCACCCGGCTGCGTACCTCGGTGACTGACGCGGTCCACGCCTACCGGCAGGACGGCGACCAGCATGAGGACCTGCTGTCGGTGCTGCTGGCAGCACGCGACCAGGACGGCAGCCCGCTCACCGACAGCGAGATCTACGACCAGGTCATCAGCCTGCTCATCGGTGGGACCGAAACCACCGCCACCACCCTGGCGTGGGCGCTGCACCTGCTCGCCACCCACCCGCACATCCAGCAACGGCTCCACGCCGAGACCAGCACCCTGCTCGGCCACCGGCCCGCGACCTGGGACGACCTGCCCCGCCTGGAGCTGACCGGACACGTCATCACCGAAACCCTGCGCCTGTACCCGGCCGGCTGGCTCTTCACCCGCATCACCAGCACCGACACCGAACTGGCCGGACAACCACTTCCCGCCGGCACCACCCTGATCTGCAGCCCCTACCTCATCCAGCGCCGCGCGGATACATTCCCCGACCCCGAACGTTTCGACCCCGACCGGTGGCGAGCCGGCCACGCCCCCCACCCGCCGCGCCAAGCCAGCATCCCCTTCGGAGCCGGTGCCCGCAAATGCATCGGTGACACCTTCGCCATGACCCTGGCACCCCTGGCACTGGCCACCATCATCGCCCGCTGGCGGGTCGAGCCCGCCACCGACGCCCCCGTCCGCCCCTCCGTCACGGCCACCCTCCAGCCGGAGTCCCTCCGGCTACGTCTCCACCAGCGCACACGGACCTGAAGTCCCGGGTGAGGGGCTACTGACCTGCGGTTTGTTTTGAAGGATCGATCTCGCTGCTCATGATCGGTACCGATGGCCCTCAGAGCCGCGTTCGTCCCCCGCGCCGTGAGGACGTACACCGGCGCTCATGCCGCGGCCGGCGCCGGGGCGCTTGGCGGTTCGAGGGGCCGGTGGTCTCCGTGCGGGTGAGCAGGCCCTGCCAGTGATCCGTCCAGATTCCGGAGGGGAGGGGGCCGGAGCCGTTCATCGCTCCGGGCGGCATGGCCGTCGACCGGTGCCACGGGAGGGCGTCCGCGCGACGCCGCAATCGATCTGACCTTCGCCTGGGCGGTTGCGCGCCGGGGGGAGGGGGCGCGTAGCCGATGAGGGCGCCCCGGGAATCGCTTATGTGCCCCTTGGGTGCACCTGTTCAGATTGCTGGCAATTGTCTTTCCTGGAAGCGTGCAAAAACCTTCATGTGCCGCGTACCGGGCTGGGCGCGGGGCCCACTCCCGTCCGCGGGCCGACGGGTGGCATGGCGTATCGGGCGCCCCGGCGTCCGAGAGCGGAGTGTGGCGATGACCGTGCCGCAGGGGACCGCAGTTGCGTCCGCAGGGGTGAGGTTGCTGGGGCGTTCGGGGCTGGTGCCGGCTCCGGCGCCTGAGGGAGGTCCGGCGTGTGCCGGGGGGATCCGTGTGTTCCTGGTGGAGGAGACCTCGCACCCTGTCCGGAGTGCCCCGGTCACTTCGCCGGAGGAGGCGAGATGACCGCGGGTGCCGTCGAGCTGCCGGGCGCGGCTGCCGTGCGCGGACAGGTCACCGTCGTGCTCGACGGTTTCCTGGAGCGCAAGGCCAATGCCGCCGCGAAGCTGGGGATGCCCGCCGAGGTGACCGAGTGTCTGCGTGATTTCCTGGCCGCCGGCGGGAAGCGGTTGCGGCCCCTGCTGTGTGTGAGCGGCTGGCAGGCCGCCGGCGGGCACGGTATCCCGGAGGGGCTGATCAGGACGGCGGCGTCACTGGAGATGTTCCACGCCTTCTGCCTCATCCACGACGACATCATGGACCACAGCGGCAGCCGCCGCGGCGCCCCCACCGTCCACCACCGCCTCGCCCGGCACCACGCGCCCGGCCGCACCGTCACCGCCGCCCGGCACCTCGGAGTCAGCGGAGCGATCCTCGTCGGCGACCTCGCCCTGGCCTGGTCCGATGAACTCCTGCACACCGCCGGCCTCACCCCCTCCCAGCTCGCCGCGGTCCTGCCGCTGATCCACGACATGCGCAGCGAAGTGATGTACGGCCAGTACCTGGACGTCACCGCCGCCGGCCGCCCCTCCGCGGATGTGGAGCGGGCGCTGCGCATCGTGCGGTACAAGACCGCCAAGTACACCGTGGAACGCCCCCTGCACATCGGTGCCGCCCTCGCCGGAGCCCCGCTCGCCGTGCGCGAGGCGCTGAGCGCCTACGCCCTGCCCGTCGGCGAGGCCTTCCAGCTGCGCGACGACCTCCTCGGCGTCTTCGGCGCCCCCGAAGTGACCGGGAAGCCGTCGCTGGACGATCTGCGCGAGGGCAAGCACACCGTCCTGGTCGCCCTCGCGCTCCAGCGCGCCGACGCCGGCCGGCGAAGCGTCCTGCGCACCCTGCTCGGCGCCCCCTGCCTGGATGACGCCGGGGGCGACCGTATCCGTGAGCTGCTCACCGCCACCGGCGCTCGGGACGCGGTGGAGGAAATGATCGGCACCCTCCGGGCACAGGCCCTGTGCGCGCTGGAGACCGCGCCCTTCCCACCCCATGCCACCGCCCGTCTGAGGAAGCTCGCCGATGCCGCCACCGCGAGGGCCTCATGAACCTGCCTCCGGCACCTGGGTCTTCCGGCCGTCAGGAGACTCTT from Streptomyces albireticuli carries:
- a CDS encoding wax ester/triacylglycerol synthase domain-containing protein; the encoded protein is MIHLTGQAPSLDRLAAHLRQRLDRLPALSLTMRGQGTAAVWCSQSPELDHHLRVHEVPIGADIYDAVRELHHAPFTEGRPPWTMTLLHGHTPGHYAIVYLINHGLQDGGGIIRTLEVLFAHPAVDAASSSATVRTLCVPSRPSPRHYAQAAALLARSVKKSPLWPHPRYGYSTERVFHWAGVPTKLLRDLAGPFGGSSNDAFLATLARVASRWAVQRHPGYEGNRLPVTLAINNRRPAVVDLPGNRATGGRLDLPGHIEPLGQSLRSVVAATGLLKQAPCREAIRRLSENIPPSLLDRSFRSLLSPERAEVFSSHFAIRHELGFAGDPVHAIDPITVLPLGSPVSVLMISYQGQSRTVFVTDPALPDADRLHQEWRAEVVGES
- a CDS encoding cytochrome P450 encodes the protein MTTTSDPGRWTVATAPGAVPVAGHALQLRKGPLAFLAGLPAHGDLVQVRIGPSRGFVVCHPDLVHQVLLNDRVFDKGGFFWDKVRLGVGNGLATCPYRDHRRQRRLLQPAFSRNRLRGYAPAMTEQINTLTGRWRDGEVIDVIAQMNTLTSHTTSRTLFIADCVAPAAAAVVEALPDFLHGIYRQMMMPALLNRLPTPANRRFDRARTRLRTSVTDAVHAYRQDGDQHEDLLSVLLAARDQDGSPLTDSEIYDQVISLLIGGTETTATTLAWALHLLATHPHIQQRLHAETSTLLGHRPATWDDLPRLELTGHVITETLRLYPAGWLFTRITSTDTELAGQPLPAGTTLICSPYLIQRRADTFPDPERFDPDRWRAGHAPHPPRQASIPFGAGARKCIGDTFAMTLAPLALATIIARWRVEPATDAPVRPSVTATLQPESLRLRLHQRTRT
- a CDS encoding polyprenyl synthetase family protein, which encodes MTAGAVELPGAAAVRGQVTVVLDGFLERKANAAAKLGMPAEVTECLRDFLAAGGKRLRPLLCVSGWQAAGGHGIPEGLIRTAASLEMFHAFCLIHDDIMDHSGSRRGAPTVHHRLARHHAPGRTVTAARHLGVSGAILVGDLALAWSDELLHTAGLTPSQLAAVLPLIHDMRSEVMYGQYLDVTAAGRPSADVERALRIVRYKTAKYTVERPLHIGAALAGAPLAVREALSAYALPVGEAFQLRDDLLGVFGAPEVTGKPSLDDLREGKHTVLVALALQRADAGRRSVLRTLLGAPCLDDAGGDRIRELLTATGARDAVEEMIGTLRAQALCALETAPFPPHATARLRKLADAATARAS